A genomic region of uncultured Paludibaculum sp. contains the following coding sequences:
- a CDS encoding DUF2007 domain-containing protein, producing the protein MSDEELVVLRSYQWFDEAKLAESLLLSEGVPCELCDEYLLAGRPMLIGASGGMRLMVPASRLEDAAALLEASMLTDEELAAQAEAAGEAGEDTEPIA; encoded by the coding sequence ATGTCGGATGAAGAGTTGGTGGTGCTCCGCAGCTACCAATGGTTCGACGAAGCAAAGTTGGCTGAATCGCTGCTGTTGTCGGAGGGCGTACCGTGTGAGTTGTGCGACGAGTATCTGTTGGCCGGGCGGCCGATGCTGATTGGTGCTTCGGGTGGGATGCGTTTGATGGTGCCCGCGTCGAGACTCGAGGACGCGGCTGCACTGCTGGAGGCATCAATGCTGACGGATGAGGAGTTGGCGGCTCAGGCCGAGGCGGCGGGGGAGGCCGGTGAGGACACCGAGCCGATCGCCTGA
- a CDS encoding NYN domain-containing protein has product MQATLRAAILIDGGYLRVLTRKASLTYNPELIEKVGLACLDLATETLHRILYYDCAPYTGAHRQPVSGEFTSWTGNEQWLTDLSCKDYFAVRRGVLKFRGYKLKRIPYQPTRALVDSDFEPVFEQKGVDMRIGLDIATMSDERIVDRVILVTGDTDCIPAMKHARKAGLQVVLVQLPNSNPAQELFPHTDLKRAVTWPTS; this is encoded by the coding sequence ATGCAGGCTACGTTGAGGGCAGCGATTCTGATTGATGGGGGATACCTCCGAGTCCTGACACGGAAAGCCAGCCTCACCTACAATCCCGAGCTCATCGAGAAAGTGGGCCTTGCGTGTCTGGACTTGGCGACCGAAACGCTCCACCGAATTCTCTACTACGACTGTGCCCCATACACAGGAGCCCACCGTCAACCTGTCTCCGGAGAATTCACGAGTTGGACCGGGAACGAGCAATGGCTGACCGATTTATCCTGCAAGGACTACTTCGCCGTCCGACGAGGTGTCCTCAAATTCCGCGGCTATAAGTTGAAACGAATTCCCTATCAGCCCACCAGGGCGCTGGTCGACAGTGACTTCGAACCCGTCTTCGAGCAGAAGGGTGTGGATATGCGGATTGGCCTGGACATTGCCACGATGTCCGACGAACGAATCGTCGACCGGGTGATTCTGGTCACCGGAGACACCGACTGCATTCCAGCCATGAAGCACGCCCGAAAGGCTGGCCTTCAAGTCGTCCTGGTTCAACTGCCAAACTCAAATCCCGCCCAGGAGCTCTTCCCACATACGGATTTGAAGCGGGCCGTCACGTGGCCAACCTCGTAG